The Anaerolineales bacterium region CGCATCTTGCCGGGACATTGAAACCGGTCTCGCCTCCGGGTGACCTGATTCAACGCCTGCGGGAACGCATCCGTTTGCCGGCGCGGGAGGAGATCGTTCTCCGATTTCAGGATTGGCGCAGGCTCTTCCTCATTTTTGGCGGTGTGATGTCTGGAATGTTGTTGTTGATCACTGTTGCCCGGGCGTTTTTCCATCTGGCGCGGAAACAAATTTGAAGTGCAAGTGAAACCAAAAGACCCTGGGAGCGCCAGACTCTCAGGGTCTTTGTTTTAACAACTCATCGCAAAACTTGCGCGATTCGGCGATCAAATCCACTTGGATGGGGAGCTTGAATTCTTCGGTGACGCGAACCGTCAAATGATCGGCGATCAACTTCAAGTCGGAAGAAAGAAGCGGATCGCTCTTGAGGAGGTTGAGCAAATCCATCGCGCTCGAGGTGGAGGGACGAATCCCTTTATGAATCAAGTAATCCCGCGCTGCCAGCCCCGCCGCGCGCCGGGCGCATACACGCGCCCGTCCCTCATTGCCGCGGGCGCGAGCTTGTTCCGCTTGCGTTAGTTCAGCGGCGATCTCTTTCAGCAATTCCATCGGAGTTATTTGTTTGCCGCGATCAATCCGCGATCCGGTAACGGATCAACGCCCAGACTGCCTCGAAGGCGTCTTTCATGCCGATCTTCTTCCCCTCCGAATAATCGCGAGGGTTGAAAGAGATTGGCACCTCATAGATGCGGTATCTGCGTTTTAATATCTTGGCGGTGAATTCCGGCTCGAAGTTGAACCGTTTGGAACGGATTTTCATGTCTTTGATGACTTCTCGCCGGAAGACCTTGTAGCCGGTTTCCATGTCTGTCAGGATCGAATCATATAATATGTTGGTCATCAAAGTCAGCAATTGGTTCGCCACTTGATGCCAGAACATGGCGACTCTGTGGGGCGCGCCCAAGAAACGGGAGCCATAGACCACATCGGCAAGCCCTTCTTTGATCGGTTGAAGCAAAGTTGGGTAATCACGCGGATCATATTCAAGGTCCGCATCTTGAATCAGCAGGATATTTCCTTTCGCGGATTTCAACCCTGTGACAACCGCCCTGCCTTTGCCTTGGTTTGTTTCGTGCGTTAGCACGCGGACTTTTCCCTTGCCGTGCAATTTGACCAGCACATCTTTTGTCCCATCTGTTGAAGCATCGTCAACGACAATGATTTCTTTTGCCAGTTTGGTTGCCTGTACCCGTTTTACCACCTCGCGGATATTCTCGACCTCGTTGAATACAGGTATGATCACAGAAAGATTCATAGTGTGGATTATATACGATTGCGCCTTACAGGATGGTAAGGCGGATGATTTTAATGCAGATGCAACCCTGCCGCGCCAGCGATTAACCCATTCGGCAGTATAATTCAGGCGTTTGGTTGGAAAAAATCTGCTTGTGAGGCATTATGACGAACCCTCTTGGAAAATCCGCGCTGGGAACCGGTTTGTTCTCGCCGCCGCCGATCAACTCCGTGGAAGATACGGGACTCCCTGCCCTGTGGCTGCAGGATCTGACCTTGAAGATCCTGTATTCGTTGGGTTACTTGAGCGGCTTCAAAGTCGCTGAGATGATCGCGTTGCCCTTCGCGGGCGTAACCGATAATATTCTCGAATCGTTGAAGCGCGAAAAATTGATCGAGGTCAAATCGTCGCAGGGCGGGCTGGGCGAAGGCGCGTACACCTATGGGATCACCCAAGCCGGTGTTGCGCGGGCGCGCGAGGCGTTGGAGCGAAGTCAATACGCGGGACCTGCGCCGGTGCCTTTTGAAGTCTACAACGAAGCCATCCGCCGCCAGCGAGGCGGGCGCGTCACCGTCACCGCGCGTACCATGCGTCAGGTTCTTTCGCAGTTGGTCATCTCGGAAAAGACCTTTCAGAAATTAGGACCTGCCCTCAATTCCGGCACTTCAATTTTTATGTATGGACCTCCCGGCAACGGCAAAACCAGCGTTGCCCGCGCCTTCGGTAACCTTGCCTTGAGCCAGACCATGCACATTCCCCATGCGTTGTATTTAGATGGGCAGGTCATCAAAGTCTATGACCAAGTGAGTCATCGCCTCGTGCCGGAAGGGGAGGGTGTTTCTCCATCGGGTTCGGGAAGTACAACGGGCAACCTGCGCACGAGCCAGCGACGCGATCCGCGCTGGGTGAAGATCCGCCGTCCCTTTGTGGTCGTCGGCGGCGAATTGACCCTCGAAGGCTTAGATTTGGTGTATGACGATACTCACAAATTTTATGAAGCGCCGTTCCAAGTGAAAGCCAATGGCGGCATTCTTCTGATTGACGACTTTGGGCGGCAACAGGTTCGTCCGCGCGACTTGCTCAACCGTTGGATCGTCCCGCTCGAAAACCGGGTGGATTTCCTCACGCTTCATACCGGCTTGAAGATCGAAGTGCCGTTCGATGTATTGATCGTGTTCTCCACCAACTTACCCCCGAAAGACCTCGTGGACGAAGCTTTTCTTCGCCGCTTGCGGCACAAGATCGAAATTGGCGATCCTACTTATGAGGAGTATCGCGAGATTTTCAAACGCGTCGCGGCGGATAAGCGGGTGGAATACAGCGATCAGGGGCTGGCGTACTTGCTTCAAGATTGGTACATCAAGCGCAATCGCAAATTACGCGCTTCTCATCCTCGCGACCTGTGCGATCAGATCATTGATATTTCCAGTTATCTTGGCACGCCGCCGGTCATGTCGCGCGATCTCTTGGACCGCGCCGCCAGCGCCTATTTTGTAGACCTGTAAGCCGATCTCGCCTCCTGTTGATTACGGATTACGCTTCATAGTATCATCGGCGTAATCCGTAAACTATTTATCATGCTGGAATCTTTCTCCCAACCCATGATCTTTGCTCATCGCGGCGCATCCGCCTACGCGCCGGAGAATACGCTTGCCTCGTTTGCGCTTGCCATCGAGCAAGGAGCGGACGCTATCGAACTGGATGCCAAAATTTCCGCCGATGGGCATGCTATCGTCATTCACGATCTGACTACCAATCGCACAACCGGCGAACATGGCAATGTTCAGGATATGACGCTCGCCCAACTCCGCTCGCTGGACGCGGGGAGTTTCTTCTCGCCGAAATTTCGCGGCGAGAAAATCCCCTTACTCGAAGAAGTCTTTGAATCGTTCGGCAGGCGCACATTCATCAATGTAGAGTTGTCGAATCACGACACGCCGGACGACGATCTAGTCGAAACAGTTTGCATGTTGGTCAAGAGGTTCAATTTGCACAAGCGGGTTCTGTTTTCATCGTTCCACCCGCGCAGTTTGGCGAAAGCCCGAGCGTTGCTTCCTGAAATTCCTCGCGGTTTGCTCGCGAACGATGGGTTTCGCGCCATGATTATCCGCTCGTTTGTCTTTTATTTTGGGGAGTTTCAAGCCCTGCATCCTTATCTGTGGACAACTTCGCCGCAACAGATTCGACGAGTGCATCGGATGAAGAGGCGTGTGCATGTATACACCGTGAACGAAGAGCCGACCTTGCGCAAGGTTTTTCGATGGGGCGTGGACGGCGTCTTCACCGACGACCCTCCTTTGGCGCTGCGCGTGCGCGGGGAAACAAAATGAACGTGTTGATCGGGCGTCCGCAGGCGAGGCAACAGCAAGGGAGGACGAAGCGAAATCCCATACTTGGACGAATCGTCCACTGGCTAATCCTGTTGACCTTTGCCGCGTCTTTGTTCGGACCTCCGCCTGCCGCGCGTGCGCAGACTCAATCTCCGCCTGAAACGGTGCAAGAAATACTCGCGGCGATGACGCCAGAAGAACGCGTGGGACAGTTATTTCTTGTTACCTTTCGCGGCACGAACACGAATCCCGAATCGCCCATCTATGATCTGATCGTAAATCGTCACGTGGGCGGCGTGATGTTGCTTGCCAAGAACGATAATTTTGTGGATACGCCAGAGACAGTCGCCGCGGCGCGCAAGTTGATCGTTGATCTTCAAACGCTCGAATGGGGAAGCGTCGATTCGGATCAGTCTCAGAACACCAACACGGTTGTGCCGCTGTTCATTGGCGTTGCGCAAAATGGCGACGGCGCGCCGCAAGATCAAATATTGAGCGGCTTGACGCCTTTGCCCTCCGAAATGGCTATTGGAGCCGCATGGAGCGCCAACCTTGCGGAACAAGTCGGCAACGTTGCGGGGAGCGAACTGTCGGCGCTTGGTTTCAATCTATTTATCGGACCGTCTCTCGATGTGGTTGAGTCGCCGAACCCCTCGGCGAGCAGTGATTTGGGCACGCGCATCTTTGGCGGCGATCCATTTTGGGTGGGCGAGATCGGACGCGCGTTCATCGCGGGCTTGCATAATGGAAGCAGTCAGCGCATGTTAGTGATTGCTAAACACTTCCCCGGCCGCGGCAGTTCAGACCGTTTGCCGGAAGAAGAGGTTGCCACCGTTCGCAAATCGCTGGAACAACTCAAGCAGGTTGAGTTAGCCCCGTTTTTTGCCGTGACGAATTCCGCAAACCCTGCCGGGCTTACCGACGGGTTGCTGGTTTCCCACATTCGCTATCAGGGTTTTCAAGGGAACATCCGCGCGACCACGCGTCCGGTCAGTTTCGACGCCAGCGCGCTTTCGGCGATCCTTGCTTTGCCGGAGTTTGCAACTTGGCGCGCAAACGGCGGGTTGATCGTCAGCGATGAACTGGGCAGTGAAGCGGTGCGCGATTTCTATTCACAGGGCGGCGAGAACTTTTCCCCTCGTTCGGTGGCGCGTGACGCTTTTCAGGCAGGGAACGATCTGTTGTATTTGGGCAACATCACTGCGGATAGCGACAACGGCGACTCCTACGCGGCCACATTGAGAATCCTTGAATTCTTTGCTCAGGAATATCGAACCGATCGCGCCTTTGCCCAGCACGTGGATGAAGCCGCGTCAAGAATTCTCGCGCAAAAACTTCGAATCTATGAAGAGTTTACTCTTTCGAAGGTGTTACCGCTGGACGACTCGCTGACTTCGCTGGGTTCGTCGGGGCAAGTGATCTTCGATGTGGCGAGCAAGTCCGCGACGCTCATCAGCCCCGACGCGCAAGAACTGAGCGCGCTGTTGCCTTCTCCGCCTAACCTGAGCGACCGTCTCGTCTTCCTTACGGATGTAGCGACATATCAGCAGTGCAGCGTGTGTGTATCGCGCGAGGTCTTTGCGGTAGATGCGCTTCAAAAAATTGTTGATCGCCTGTATGGTCAACAGGGAAGCGGACAGGTTTTCTCGAGTCGCTTAAGTTCCTTTCCGTTGCACGAAGTCGAGTTGATGTTGAATGGAGAAAGCGAAACGAACATCGAAAGCGCGCTCGAGCCTGCGACCTGGGTGGTTATCTCCCTCGCCGATGTGAGCGATGGGCAATTGGCTCTTCTGCGGCGGTTCTTTTCCGAACGCCCGAATTTGGTGCGTAATAAAAACGTGATCTTGTTTTCGTTCACCGCGCCCTACTACCTCGATGCGACGGATATTTCCAAGTTGACCGCGTATTATTCGCTTTACAGCCGGCAACCGTCCTTTTTGGAGGTTGCCGCGCGTTTGCTGTTTCAGCAAATAACATTGCAGGGCGCGTCGCCGGTCTCTGTTCCGGCGGCAGGCTACGATTTGATCGTCGCCACATCGCCTAACGCAACTCAGATCATTCCGCTCGCGCTCGAAGGGACACAGCCTGTGACCACTCCGGTTGTTGAAGGAACACCTGCCGAACCGACAGCCATTCCCTCGTATCAAATTGGGGATTCGATCAACGTGCGCGCGGGTCCTATCTTGGATCGGAACAACCGCATCGTGCCGGACGGGACGATTGCTCGCTTCACCATGACGACGCGCGACGAAAGCGGAGGCATCCTCCAGCAATTCGACGCGCCGACTGTCGCCGGCGTGGCGCGCGCTTCCTTTGTCATAGACAAGCCGGGCAATGTGGAAATCCACGCGGTCAGCGAACCGGCGTTGGTCTCACAAGTGTTGCAATTCGACGCGTCGGATGCCGGGTTTGCTGTTACCGTGGTGGTGCCTGAGGTGAGCGCAACGCCCGCGCCGGTGTTACCGACGCCAACGCCAACGCCTGTCAACGATTTGTTATCCCCGGAAGGCTATCCTCGCATCGGCGCGTGGATGTTGGCTCTGATCGCTTTGGTGGGCGGCGCGGTGTTGGTCTTTTGGGCGGCGAACAATTGGATCGCGATGCGTTGGGCTTTGCGGTTCGCCTTATGCGCGTTCATCGGCGGACTTGCCGCCTACAACTATCTGGCGCTTGGATTCCCCGGCGCGGCAAATTGGATCGCCTCTGGGGCTGGCGCGTTCGGTATATTAACTTTGACCTTCAGTGGGGAAGCGCTCGGCGTTTTTGCCGCGTGGGCTTGGATGAAATGGTTTAGCGGGCAAGGGTCGCAAGCAGACTGACGAGCAACATCACTGCCGCGCTCCATGCGAGCGTTGTTTCTGTTGGGCTGGTGAAATAATCCAGAACCGATTGGGGACGCCGTCGCCGCGCGGCAAATGGGATGGTGGGAGATTCAGTGTAACCAAGCAAGGCTTTGCGAAAATCGTTGATCGTTTGCGGGCGCTCATCGGGATGCAACGACATTGCCCATAGCACGGCTTTCTCTGTACGCGTTGAAACGGCGGGATTAATTTCCCGAATGGGAATCAGGCTTTCAGGCGAAAGGAAGCGTTTACGCGCGTCCGCGGGCGATTCGTTCGTCAAGAGGTGATAAAGCGTTGCGCCGAACGCGTAAATATCCGAACGGATATCCGTGTGCACGTCGCTGCCGCCGTATTGTTCGAGAGGCGTATACAGCGCGGTGCCTTGTCCTTGAATGATCGTGATCGTCACCTCTTCCGGCGCGAGGATTTTCACGAGACCGAAATCCACCAACTTGATCAAACCATGCGGCATGAGTTTTAAATTGCTCGGCTTGATGTCGCGGTGAACGATAGGCGGTTGCTGGCTGTGTAAGTGGGTCAGCGCGCTTGCGATCTGCTCCGCCCACGCAAGGACTTCCTTTTCCGGGAGGAACGTGTGTTTGCGTTTCGCCTCCATCATCATGTGCCGCAGGTCGCTGCCGGGCACGTAATCCATCACGAGATAATCGCGCGGACCGTTCGAGAAAAAATCGGACACTTTCGGCAGGTTGGGGTGATCGAGACGCGCAAGCACCGTCGCCTCGCGCAAAAATTGCTCGCGGGCTTCCTCGCGAATTTTTTCCGGGAGCGCGCGGTCATATTCGACCTCTTTCAACGCGCATTCGCGCCCTTTTAGGCGTGTATCGTCGGCGAGATAGATCGAGCCCATGCCGCCCTGTCCGATCTGTTCACGGATCCGGTAGCGACTGCGCAAGACCTCCCCGCTCTTGAGGGGTGGGAGCAACGTTTCTCCTAGATTGTCTTTCGGCGTGTGCATTCGTGCAAAATCATTTCGGCGTGAGTTCTGCACAGAAACGCATGTTTATGCTATATTTCAAGCAATCGTCCGAACTGCATGATAGTTTTCCATGAGTCGGACGAATATTATAAACTTGTTTCGATGACCTTGTCATTCGATTTTCATTAAGATTTCCATGACCAAATCCAATCAAGAGTATCCGTTGTTGATCGCCGAAGAGGGACCGCTAAAAGGTCAACGCTGGCAGTTGAGCGAGACGATCGTGCTGGGACGCGAATCCACGTGCAATGTTGTAGTGAGCGATCGGCAAATTTCGCGTTTTCACGCGCGCCTTACGCCTACGCTGGAAGGAATCATGCTCGAAGACTTGGGGAGTAAGAACGGCACCTATCATAACGGCGTCATGCTCACCGCGCCTGTCGTCTTGCAGGATGGCGATCAAATTGCTGTTGGCGTCGCGCAACAATTCCAATTCCTCACCTCCGATGCCACGATGCCGCTGCTCGATGGCGGCAAACCCGGTAGATTGATGATGGATCAGAAATCTCGCCGCGTGTGGGTGCGTCAGCAGGAACTCGACCCGCCGCTTTCCGCTCAGCAATTTAAATTATTGTGGCTGTTGTATGACCGTCAGGGACAAGTGGTCAGCCGTCCCGACTTGGTCGCGATCGTATGGGGCGACGATCAATCTGTCGGGGTGTCTGATCAGGCATTGGACGCGCTGATCCGCCGCCTGCGCGACCGCCTCGCCGCGCTCGACCCCTCGCATCAATTCATTGACACGGTGCGCGGTCACGGCATTCGACTGGATAACCCGCCTGTGTAATTGCGTTTATAGCGGGGTTATCTATTGGACTTCATGGGTAACAAGATTTTGATTCGAGTCTATCCGCAGATTACGCCGATTTTTTTTCTTCACACTATTTTCGAATTAGTCCCATCGCCGAAATCAATACCACCGCGCCTCCCACCGCTACCAAAAAACCAAGCACGCTAAAACCAACCGGCACCGACATCCCCAGCGTGTTCATGATTCCCGCGCCGATGAACGCGCCGAGAATGCCAACCACGATATTTGCCACCGCGCCCATCCTGCGGTTCTTGCCGGTGAGAATGCTGGCAAGCCAGCCCGCCAACGCGCCGAAAATTAACCATGCAAAGAAAGTGATCATTTGTACCTCCGTTATGGACTCAAGATGACAGTCACTTTAAAAGCGACTGTCATCTTGAGATTCTACCATTTCAACTTTCCCAAATCCACATTCCCGCCGCTGAGAATCACGCCAACCTTCAACCCCGCGAGATCAACTTTCTTTTCCCACAACACGCCGATCGCCACCGCGGCGGACGGCTCGATCACGATCTTCGCGCGCTCCCACACAAATTTCATTGCGTCCACAATTCCCTGCTCGCTCACCGTTACGATTTGCTCCACACGCGATTGAATGATCGAAAATGTTCGCTCGCTGAGCGACGTGAGCAGACCATCTGCAATTGTCTGCGGGTGATCCGACGGCAAAACCTTTCCCGCTTGCATCGAACGAAACGCGTCATCCGCCATTTCAGGTTCGCCTGCGATCACGCGGATACCCTTTTTTGTTTCGGTCGCGGCGATCGCTGTCCCGCTGATCAGCCCGCCGCCGCCGACCGGCGCGATGATCGCGTCCAAATCGGGGACGTCCGCCAAAAGTTCAAGCGCGGCAGTTCCCTGTCCGGCAATGACGCGCTCGTTGTCGTACGGATGGACGAACGCCGCGCCGGTAGATTCCACCACTTGACGAAGAGCCGCTTCGCGCGCCTGTAAAGTTGGTTCGCAGTAGGTAATTTGACCGTTATACCCGGCGACCGCGTCCTTCTTCACCTGCGGCGCGTTCTTCGGCATGACGATATACGCCGGCACGCCGCGCAGACGCGCCGCCAATGCCAACGCCTGCGCGTGATTCCCTGATGAATGAGTTGCGACCCCGCGCGCGGCTTCTTCATCGGTCAATGAAAAGACTACGTTGCACGCCCCGCGAAATTTGAACGCGCCAACCTTCTGAAAATTCTCGCATTTCAAAAATACCTGCGCGCCGACATGTTGATTCAAACTTTCATTCGTCAACACGGGAGTTCGATGCGCGTACGACTTGATCCGTTCGGCGGCTTGGAGGATGTCTTGGAGCGTGGGTGTCATGACAAGCATTATAATTCGAGCGCCTAAAAGATCATCCACAGATTCAGCGGATTACACAGATTGAAAAAATCTGCGAAATCTACGCCATCTGCGGATGTAAAAATCCATGGAGATAAAATGACCAGCTGGCTCGAAAAAGATAAAAAGCAATTGCATCCTGTGTATCATCCCAAATCGCACGCAAACGCGCTCGTCATCGAACGCGGTGAGGGCGTGTGGCTCTACACCGCCGACGGACAAAAGATCCTCGACGGTATGGCGGGACTGTGGAACGTCAACGCGGGCTATGGGCGTGAAGAACTCGCCCAAGCCGCCTACGATCAGATGAGGAATTTGGCGTTCACATCTAATTTTGCAGGCATGACAAATCTTCCATCCATTCAACTTGCCGACAAATTGGCAGGTTTTGCCTACGAAGGCTTGAACACGACCTTCTTCACCTCCGGCGGCTCAGAATCGAACGACTCGGCATTCAAAACCGCGCGCTATTACTGGAAGCGCAAAGGCAAGCCGACAAAATACAAAGTTATCGCGCGGAAAGGTTCGTATCATGGCGTGACCCTTGCCACAACATTCGCCACAGGGCTTGAAAAATATCAAACGATGTTCGGTCCCGCAATGGACGGATTCGTTCACATCCCCGCGCCGAATCCGTATCGCTTTGAAGGCGACTTGGAGTCAGGCGAGACCGTTGGTCAAGCGGCGGCGCGCGCGTTGGAAGAAGCGATCCTGCGCGAAGGCGCGGACACCGTCGCGGCGTTCATCGCTGAGCCGGTGATGGGTGTCGGCGGCGTGATCGTCCCGCCTGACGATTATTTCCCGCTTGTGCGCGAGATTTGTACCAAACACGAAGTGCTGTTCATCGCCGATGAAGTCATCACCGGCTTCGGTCGAACGGGGGAGTGGTTCGCGCTCAAGCATTGGAACGTAAAGCCGGATATCCTCTCGTTCGCCAAAGCCATCACAAGCGGATACGCCCAACTCGGCGGCATCCAACTTTCCGACGAAATCCGCGAGACGATGGAGTCTGCGGCGGAGTCGGAGGCATGGATGCACGGCTACACTTATTCGGGTCATGCCATGGCGTGCGCGGTCGGGTTGAAAAATATCGAATTGATGGAAAAAGAAAATTACCCCGCGCGCGCCAAAGAACTCGGCAAGCGCTTGATGGAAGGGTTGAAATCCCTTGCAGAATTTGGCTTCGTCGGCAATGTGCGCGGTCTGGGTCTTGTCTGTGGCGTCGAAATCGTCTCGGACAAAAACGCAAAAACTGCCGATCCCGCGCTGGCGATGAAGATATTCAAAGCCGCTCAAGAACGCGGGCTGAGAACTCGCCCGGTTGGAAATACGCTGGCGTTCGCGCCTCCGCTTGCCATCAATGAAGAAGAAATTGACGAGATCGTCAAGCGTCTCGGCGCGGCGATGGATTCGGTCGCATAGCGCGACCAGATTCCAGAATTGTCGAGTGTGTTGGTACGCCTGTCCTATTGGGCTATCATTTGAAATCAATGACAATATCGCTGGATAATTTTCCGGCAGGTATACTTCGCTGTGACGTTGCGCCTCATTTCGGACTTCTGGCTGATTCAACACCCCGAACGATTTCGCAACCGACAAGTTTCCGCCGCAACCCTTTGGAGGAGTAAGTAATGACCGATGCCCTGATCGTGGACGATAACCGGCAAACTGCCGACGCCTTGCACCAAATGTTGGAGGTGTTAGGCGTGAAAGCGCGCGTGGCGTACGGTTCCAGCGCGGCGATCGCGGTGCTGGGGAGCGGGTTTACGCCGAGCCTGATCTGTCTCGATATCAATATGCCCGGCGTGGACGGGATCGAGATCTTGTTGTATCTTCGGCGAGAACCGCGCTTAGTGCGTATTCCCGTTATCGTCATCACCTCCGACGACCAGCCGGAGACGCGGCGCAAAGTGATGAGCGGCGGAGCCACCGATTTGATAATTAAACCCGCTACAATTGATTCGTTGGAAACCGCGTTGAAGAAAGCCAAATTGTTGTAAGCGGTTACAAAGACCGAGTCTAACCTGTTGAGTCGCCACTTTGCCGGTGGCGATTTTAATTTTGTCGCCGATCTCGCGAGCGGATAGAAGGGTGGGTTAGAGCATCCGATTGCCACAGCGCGCGCAGAGAACCTAGGATTTTTCTTTGAATCTCTGTGAACCCTGCGGCTAAGTCCACGCGATT contains the following coding sequences:
- a CDS encoding ATP-binding protein, producing MTNPLGKSALGTGLFSPPPINSVEDTGLPALWLQDLTLKILYSLGYLSGFKVAEMIALPFAGVTDNILESLKREKLIEVKSSQGGLGEGAYTYGITQAGVARAREALERSQYAGPAPVPFEVYNEAIRRQRGGRVTVTARTMRQVLSQLVISEKTFQKLGPALNSGTSIFMYGPPGNGKTSVARAFGNLALSQTMHIPHALYLDGQVIKVYDQVSHRLVPEGEGVSPSGSGSTTGNLRTSQRRDPRWVKIRRPFVVVGGELTLEGLDLVYDDTHKFYEAPFQVKANGGILLIDDFGRQQVRPRDLLNRWIVPLENRVDFLTLHTGLKIEVPFDVLIVFSTNLPPKDLVDEAFLRRLRHKIEIGDPTYEEYREIFKRVAADKRVEYSDQGLAYLLQDWYIKRNRKLRASHPRDLCDQIIDISSYLGTPPVMSRDLLDRAASAYFVDL
- a CDS encoding glycerophosphodiester phosphodiesterase family protein; this translates as MLESFSQPMIFAHRGASAYAPENTLASFALAIEQGADAIELDAKISADGHAIVIHDLTTNRTTGEHGNVQDMTLAQLRSLDAGSFFSPKFRGEKIPLLEEVFESFGRRTFINVELSNHDTPDDDLVETVCMLVKRFNLHKRVLFSSFHPRSLAKARALLPEIPRGLLANDGFRAMIIRSFVFYFGEFQALHPYLWTTSPQQIRRVHRMKRRVHVYTVNEEPTLRKVFRWGVDGVFTDDPPLALRVRGETK
- a CDS encoding response regulator, translated to MTDALIVDDNRQTADALHQMLEVLGVKARVAYGSSAAIAVLGSGFTPSLICLDINMPGVDGIEILLYLRREPRLVRIPVIVITSDDQPETRRKVMSGGATDLIIKPATIDSLETALKKAKLL
- a CDS encoding FHA domain-containing protein, with translation MTKSNQEYPLLIAEEGPLKGQRWQLSETIVLGRESTCNVVVSDRQISRFHARLTPTLEGIMLEDLGSKNGTYHNGVMLTAPVVLQDGDQIAVGVAQQFQFLTSDATMPLLDGGKPGRLMMDQKSRRVWVRQQELDPPLSAQQFKLLWLLYDRQGQVVSRPDLVAIVWGDDQSVGVSDQALDALIRRLRDRLAALDPSHQFIDTVRGHGIRLDNPPV
- a CDS encoding aspartate aminotransferase family protein yields the protein MTSWLEKDKKQLHPVYHPKSHANALVIERGEGVWLYTADGQKILDGMAGLWNVNAGYGREELAQAAYDQMRNLAFTSNFAGMTNLPSIQLADKLAGFAYEGLNTTFFTSGGSESNDSAFKTARYYWKRKGKPTKYKVIARKGSYHGVTLATTFATGLEKYQTMFGPAMDGFVHIPAPNPYRFEGDLESGETVGQAAARALEEAILREGADTVAAFIAEPVMGVGGVIVPPDDYFPLVREICTKHEVLFIADEVITGFGRTGEWFALKHWNVKPDILSFAKAITSGYAQLGGIQLSDEIRETMESAAESEAWMHGYTYSGHAMACAVGLKNIELMEKENYPARAKELGKRLMEGLKSLAEFGFVGNVRGLGLVCGVEIVSDKNAKTADPALAMKIFKAAQERGLRTRPVGNTLAFAPPLAINEEEIDEIVKRLGAAMDSVA
- a CDS encoding serine/threonine-protein kinase, whose product is MLPPLKSGEVLRSRYRIREQIGQGGMGSIYLADDTRLKGRECALKEVEYDRALPEKIREEAREQFLREATVLARLDHPNLPKVSDFFSNGPRDYLVMDYVPGSDLRHMMMEAKRKHTFLPEKEVLAWAEQIASALTHLHSQQPPIVHRDIKPSNLKLMPHGLIKLVDFGLVKILAPEEVTITIIQGQGTALYTPLEQYGGSDVHTDIRSDIYAFGATLYHLLTNESPADARKRFLSPESLIPIREINPAVSTRTEKAVLWAMSLHPDERPQTINDFRKALLGYTESPTIPFAARRRRPQSVLDYFTSPTETTLAWSAAVMLLVSLLATLAR
- a CDS encoding GlsB/YeaQ/YmgE family stress response membrane protein, producing MITFFAWLIFGALAGWLASILTGKNRRMGAVANIVVGILGAFIGAGIMNTLGMSVPVGFSVLGFLVAVGGAVVLISAMGLIRK
- a CDS encoding glycoside hydrolase family 3 N-terminal domain-containing protein, producing MNVLIGRPQARQQQGRTKRNPILGRIVHWLILLTFAASLFGPPPAARAQTQSPPETVQEILAAMTPEERVGQLFLVTFRGTNTNPESPIYDLIVNRHVGGVMLLAKNDNFVDTPETVAAARKLIVDLQTLEWGSVDSDQSQNTNTVVPLFIGVAQNGDGAPQDQILSGLTPLPSEMAIGAAWSANLAEQVGNVAGSELSALGFNLFIGPSLDVVESPNPSASSDLGTRIFGGDPFWVGEIGRAFIAGLHNGSSQRMLVIAKHFPGRGSSDRLPEEEVATVRKSLEQLKQVELAPFFAVTNSANPAGLTDGLLVSHIRYQGFQGNIRATTRPVSFDASALSAILALPEFATWRANGGLIVSDELGSEAVRDFYSQGGENFSPRSVARDAFQAGNDLLYLGNITADSDNGDSYAATLRILEFFAQEYRTDRAFAQHVDEAASRILAQKLRIYEEFTLSKVLPLDDSLTSLGSSGQVIFDVASKSATLISPDAQELSALLPSPPNLSDRLVFLTDVATYQQCSVCVSREVFAVDALQKIVDRLYGQQGSGQVFSSRLSSFPLHEVELMLNGESETNIESALEPATWVVISLADVSDGQLALLRRFFSERPNLVRNKNVILFSFTAPYYLDATDISKLTAYYSLYSRQPSFLEVAARLLFQQITLQGASPVSVPAAGYDLIVATSPNATQIIPLALEGTQPVTTPVVEGTPAEPTAIPSYQIGDSINVRAGPILDRNNRIVPDGTIARFTMTTRDESGGILQQFDAPTVAGVARASFVIDKPGNVEIHAVSEPALVSQVLQFDASDAGFAVTVVVPEVSATPAPVLPTPTPTPVNDLLSPEGYPRIGAWMLALIALVGGAVLVFWAANNWIAMRWALRFALCAFIGGLAAYNYLALGFPGAANWIASGAGAFGILTLTFSGEALGVFAAWAWMKWFSGQGSQAD
- a CDS encoding glycosyltransferase family 2 protein — encoded protein: MNLSVIIPVFNEVENIREVVKRVQATKLAKEIIVVDDASTDGTKDVLVKLHGKGKVRVLTHETNQGKGRAVVTGLKSAKGNILLIQDADLEYDPRDYPTLLQPIKEGLADVVYGSRFLGAPHRVAMFWHQVANQLLTLMTNILYDSILTDMETGYKVFRREVIKDMKIRSKRFNFEPEFTAKILKRRYRIYEVPISFNPRDYSEGKKIGMKDAFEAVWALIRYRIAD
- a CDS encoding pyridoxal-phosphate dependent enzyme → MTPTLQDILQAAERIKSYAHRTPVLTNESLNQHVGAQVFLKCENFQKVGAFKFRGACNVVFSLTDEEAARGVATHSSGNHAQALALAARLRGVPAYIVMPKNAPQVKKDAVAGYNGQITYCEPTLQAREAALRQVVESTGAAFVHPYDNERVIAGQGTAALELLADVPDLDAIIAPVGGGGLISGTAIAATETKKGIRVIAGEPEMADDAFRSMQAGKVLPSDHPQTIADGLLTSLSERTFSIIQSRVEQIVTVSEQGIVDAMKFVWERAKIVIEPSAAVAIGVLWEKKVDLAGLKVGVILSGGNVDLGKLKW